The following proteins are co-located in the Camelina sativa cultivar DH55 chromosome 12, Cs, whole genome shotgun sequence genome:
- the LOC104733843 gene encoding uncharacterized protein LOC104733843 — MGGQGNFQNRGFNQNFRNHPILSYRSNNVENLQDQVYPPRPQQSNFAHGFQNKGTGFGGSNFQQKPQVNNFAQGYQPVAQQAAVSQESKLEQIMHALMENQKKNATKVTVKIDNMYSELNGRIESLNSHMRVLENQVAQSAARVKAPPGILPGKNEANPKEYVNAVTLEAARSFRNRNRKQGMTNPAVRLTIPEEKQPSGPQQPYAPRLPFPTCRKSKIQERKYEKLKSVVGELQVRLPFIEAVRMVPAHKKYMEEILTDKLSLEKGVMYLTQECSSMLQNRMPKKCGDPGPFTLPCTIGDLKFNKCLYDLGASVSLMPLSVATRLGLYSFKPTQVTLILADRSNVEKGYWRTCQCKLVTATSLQISSFET; from the exons ATGGGAGGACAAGGGAACTTCCAAAATCGAGGTTTTAACCAGAATTTTAGGAATCATCCTATTCTGTCCTACAGGAGCAACAATGTCGAGAACCTCCAGGATCAGGTCTACCCACCGCGACCTCAACAGAGCAACTTTGCACATGGATTCCAGAACAAGGGTACAGGTTTTGGTGGATCGAATTTTCAACAGAAACCTCAGGTCAACAACTTCGCGCAAGGGTATCAACCGGTTGCACAGCAGGCAGCAGTCTCACAGGAGAGCAAACTGGAACAGATTATGCATGCTCTGATGGAGAACCAGAAGAAAAACGCCACTAAGGTGACTGTCAAGATCGACAACATGTACTCTGAGCTGAATGGGAGAATTGAATCGTTAAATTCTCACATGAGAGTGTTGGAGAACCAAGTGGCACAATCCGCGGCTAGAGTCAAAGCACCTCCAGGGATACTTCCAGGGAAGAACGAGGCTAATCCAAAAGAATATGTGAATGCCGTCACCCTTGAAGCGGCAAGGAGCTTCCGGAACCGCAACAGAAAGCAGGGAATGACCAATCCAGCGGTGAGACTGACCA TTCCTGAAGAAAAACAACCCAGCGGACCACAGCAACCCTATGCACCCAGACTACCTTTCCCTACTTGCCGCAAGTCAAAGATTCAAGAGCGAAAGTATGAGAAGCTGAAGTCAGTAGTAGGAGAGCTTCAGGTTAGACTCCCTTTCATCGAAGCAGTAAGGATGGTTCCAGCTCATAAGAAGTATATGGAAGAGATTCTAACAGACAAGCTCAGTCTGGAGAAGGGAGTGATGTACCTCACACAAGAGTGCAGTTCTATGCTCCAAAATCGAATGCCTAAAAAATGTGGGGATCCAGGACCATTTACTCTACCTTGCACGATAGGAGATCTCAAATTCAACAAATGTCTCTACGATTTAGGAGCGAGCGTGAGCCTTATGCCACTCAGCGTTGCCACGCGACTTGGCCTCTACAGCTTTAAACCGACCCAAGTCACCCTCATCCTTGCTGATCGTTCCAACGTCGAGAAGGGGTATTGGAGAACTTGCCAGTGCAAATTGGTAACTGCTACATCCCTACAGATTTCATCGTTTGAAACTTGA
- the LOC104733844 gene encoding uncharacterized protein LOC104733844: protein MDSSTTSQLAVTTTVTNPYSLSSSDNPGSLISLVVLKEDNYPEWATELRNSLQAKQKLGFINGSTPKPAANPELAQWLAANSMIVGWIRTSIDPRIRSTVSFISEASTLWESLRVCFSVGNGVCKQVLKDEIALCKQDGQPVLEYYERLSKLWEELQNYKSSRVCRCEAAPDAAKEREDDQIHQFLFGLDLPRFSHIRSKITDEDPLPSLNQVYSRVIREEQNLDVARLKETTKPEAIGSSVHTEQPSKVAAVSVPKTHDRQCTHCHRQGHDVSECFLLHGFPDWYYEQKGTTRSTAETRDSSSRFDNKCMLTRSSKKTDLRILGNKELAQLEQENRRAKAQTNSMADGENTRANPPNPQLVIIQQQQRQNQQEQAELNPPPRQATLRDEDAQNRLFANRSAMQPPAPARQDY, encoded by the exons ATGGATTCCTCTACTACAAGTCAACTTGCCGTGACAACCACGGTAACTAACCCCTACTCGCTCAGCAGCTCCGACAACCCTGGTTCTCTCATCTCCTTGGTGGTATTGAAGGAAGACAACTATCCTGAATGGGCCACCGAACTTCGCAACTCTCTGCAGGCGAAGCAGAAACTTGGGTTTATTAATGGCTCGACTCCTAAACCAGCTGCAAATCCAGAACTTGCTCAGTGGCTCGCGGCGAACTCCATGATTGTTGGTTGGATTCGTACATCCATTGATCCTCGCATCCGATCTACAGTCTCTTTTATCTCTGAGGCTTCCACCTTGTGGGAGAGCCTCCGTGTTTGTTTCTCTGTTGGAAACGGAGTCTGCAAGCAAGTTCTCAAGGATGAGATCGCTTTGTGCAAACAAGATGGTCAACCAGTCCTTGAATATTATGAACGTCTCTCCAAACTATGGGAGGAACTCCAAAATTACAAATCCAGCAGGGTTTGTCGTTGTGAGGCTGCACCTGATGCAGCTAAAGAACGTGAAGATGACCAAATTCATCAATTCCTCTTTGGTCTTGATCTTCCTCGTTTCTCTCACATACGCTCTAAAATTACTGATGAGGATCCCTTACCGTCTCTCAACCAAGTTTACTCAAGGGTGATACGTGAAGAACAAAACCTCGATGTCGCACGcctcaaagaaacaacaaaaccgGAAGCAATTGGTTCTTCTGTTCATACCGAGCAACCATCCAAGGTTGCTGCTGTCTCGGTTCCTAAAACTCATGATCGTCAATGCACTCATTGTCATCGCCAGGGTCATGATGTTAGTGAATGCTTCTTACTTCACGGTTTTCCCGACTGGTACTATGAACAAAAGGGTACTACTCGCTCCACCGCTGAAACACGAGACTCTTCCTCTCGGTTCGACAACAA gtgtatgcttACAAGGAGCAGCAAGAAAACTGATCTGCGCATACTAGGGAACAAGGAATTAGCACAGCTCGAACAGGAGAATCGAAGAGCAAAAGCACAGACCAATTCTATGGCTGACGGAGAGAACACAAGGGCTAATCCGCCCAACCCTCAGCTCGTCATCATCCAACAACAGCAGAGGCAGAACCAGCAAGAGCAAGCTGAACTGAACCCACCTCCGAGGCAAGCCACCTTGAGGGATGAAGATGCTCAGAATAGGTTGTTTGCGAATCGATCTGCGATGCAACCTCCCGCTCCTGCAAGGCAAGACTATTAG